The genomic interval TTCTCCGTCAATCCTTATTATTTATTTCTAATCCAGAGTTGAAATAATGTTGACAAGGTCTTCATTTAGCTAGCTCGATTAACACGCACCCAACATGTGTCTCCGTGAGTGGTAAACTGTCGCATGAATTACACGTCATCTAAGAACGAAGGGGGCGCTGTTGAGTTGCGGTGTCCAGAGCCGGCGCCTCataattttgtattttttagcATGTGCAAATGAGAACAGCTGACCCAAATAGCAGATGGACTTGTTTTTGTTCCTTGGTTCATTTCGAGAGACAAAAAATAGTAcatcagtagcctacatttaaaaagaATAATTAGATTACATTCagattagattaaactttatcattgtgcagagtaggctacaagtacaaagccaacgaaatgcagtttgcgtctaaccagaagtgcaaaaaagcagaaaagtgtaatgtgatatacaaagtatagacaggtgatgCATAGGCAGGAcaataaatatagtgcagtgtagacagtagtatgcagTAGGTTTACAGAAgatggtttagagtaatataaattagatataaattGTGCCGTATACtatataagagcagaataaagcTAAGGCTATGTGATATGAACAATGtaaaacatgtacagatatgcaATGTACTAGCAGTAACAATATAATAGTAATACGAATAATATAGACATGCAGTGTATTGCTCAGTTGATTGGTTGCAGagcactactactactactaataataataataataataataataataataatttcatccAATTATCTGCAAGGAAACATTCTTTAATTGAGCTAACAAATGAAATGCCCTCTTTGCTTATGGAAATATTAAGACTGCCCCAGGCAAATAAGCCTACTGTATTTATCCTCACTTTCTCTTGTCTGTGTCCCTTCATCCAACTGATCAGACGAAATAAATGGTGCAGCAATTCTAATTATCTTGTGCCGTATGGGAATATCATACACTGGGACAATTCTCTTTTAAATGTGGTTTATTTCTCTCGATGAATGAACCAGGAATATACATTGCAGAAAATGCAGAAATCTGTAGCGAGAATCTGCTATGGAAGTTTGATATGTGTGGATCATTTCTTCTGCTCAGGGACTGCCTGCTCTTTGATGAATCCTGAGCAGCAAACAGACTCCTTTCCAACCTGTGCTGCGCAACACTTGCGCATCGCCTGGATCACATCCGCGCAGCGGCTCTCGATGTATTTGTTTGCTGTAATGAAAAACATCATTATAATAACTAATGTTACACCTTTTAATAGCGACAACACACTGGACACACTATCTTAAGCTTTGCTTTACTTAGGTCACCTTGTAAACATTTCTGAATTTCGCAGGCTTGTTTTTGGCATGGGTCTTTCTTAGGCATTCTCTAAACCTTATAACATGAACTGTAAGAATATAAATGATCACGACGCATCTGAAGTCATCTACCCAGACCTGGGACCAAGACAGGTCTCCTATTTCGTATTTCACTTTAAGCCAAGGTTACTTCACCTGAGGTTGAGAAACAGGTCCCATCTCATTTCTCCCTCAGTATGAACTTCCGGTTGAGCAATATCAACAATAGTCAAACTAAAAGTCTTTTAACGTCAATAAATTAAAAGTCCCTACTACACGTCACAGTCCATTAAACTCTTTGATTTGAAATGGTTACAATGGTCGTCACAAGACAAAATCTTTCAGCTGATTTTTCTATTTTACTTATTATATAGTTAAGTGTTACTCATGTATCTGTTAAAATGTCCAAAATAATATTTGTCCTTCAACAATCTTGTTGAACTGACCTAAATTCTTGTCCAGTTTGACACAACAAATACCACACACTGTGAACTAAAGAACTTTCCTTTATTGTTACGAATTAAAtagtgtacatacatacatacatacatacatacatacatacattacatacattacatacattacatacataaagacagTCTAGGCAtgggcacagtgtgtgtgggtgagccaCTATGCAGGCAGGGGCAGCTGTGACCTTCCTACCCCCAATCCTACCTTTGACAGAGCCCCCATCCAATGGTCTCTCTCCAGCTTAACCAGCATAGGCCAGACCAACAGGATGATAAGACACGCAGGACATGAATCCAGTCAAGTTCCAGCCGGAGCAAAAACATTGGACATGATCATGTGTAGAAAGCAgtgaaaaaaatgtttaaaataaaGTTCAGTCAGATGGGGAGGTATGTCATAAGGGGTTCACTCAATTTGGCACCTGCTGTCTATGAGTTATGGAGGAATGATTAACTCTGCCTTTCCACATGGTCTGGGAAGTGCACCACAGATTTGCATGCACTAGTCTGCCAGGAGGTATGCACTATGTACTGATATATACAGTTTTAGAAGCTACTGCAAGTTAGCTCATCTCGCTGATCAGCACTAACACCATACTCTAGGTACTGAAATCACATACAAAATTAGAAAAAAAGGGATCTTCTGACGGGGAGATATGCTCCAACACACAGCTATGCGTATACAGTAATAAAGTTTTACTTTTAGATGGAGATATTAGAGCAACATACAAACAACACAGCTAAGTCAACCCTATGCGGACTTCCTCTCACATGACAACCACATGCCTTCCTGGGCGGACTGAAGTCGGGCAGCTCTTTGGAATGAGGAGTGAGGAGAATACTGGCTAACCACGGGACTCCAAAGACCTGGAGGATAGACACACAGAGGCATTTGATCAACTGGCCATACAGAATTAGAAATTCAGTATTTGTGCAGAACATGTGTATGTAAGTGATGTGGCATCTCAGTGAGCTAATGTCCAGGCTTGCCTGACATTATATTCTGTGTCAGATTTGTGTCAGTCAGACACTCTGTCTGACAAATGTCTCCTAAACCAATAGACTACGTGCACAAAACGTGCTCTTCCTGTACGCTTTTTTATTTCCGGTGGAGCGTTAACTGTGTTGTAACGACATGTTCttttatattctgctccttacatgttcactccgacactgaatatcaTGTTTGCCCAATAATAAGAATTTTAACTTACACATAAATCCCTCTTTATCATAACGTGCTGACACCCCACCGGGTCcatgtagacactaattacattaacaatagcggcaggttcaaacacacctggctccaccggaaacaaacaagcacactgAGAGCCTTTCGTGCATATTGGTAACTTATGGAAAATGGTTGATCCAATCTCTTTCCATAATTGTTAAAGGGTGAGTCCATGATACTGGAAAAAGGTTGTAGATATTTGAACCAAATATACCTCTCCCTTTAGTGCTCTTGACAAGAGATAGTTTTGCATTCCCTCGCCcttttaacaacaacaacaacaacagcacattGTGTTTAAACAGCACTTTATCAAggcacccaaagtgctttacagttaAGGGAGAATGTGTAGCACCACCTGTGTGATGAATGCCAGCCATTATACACCAGAATACGCACCACACACCACCTTgagatggagagtgagggaatgaatgaatgagccaattacactggAGGActattagggggccagattaaatgagccaggttgggaatttagccaggacactggGGAATCCCTTACTCTCTGTGATAAGTAACAATGGATCTTTTATGACCACTGTGAGTCAGGACCAAGGACAGCATCACCTACAGCACAGTGTCCTCGCCGCTGCACTGGGACATTGGGATTTATTTTTGGCCAGAGGGGAGATTGCTACCTACTAGCAGCAGCGACTTAGTTTTCCCAGGTCACCAACCAGTCCTAACCAAgtccacacctgcttagcttcagtaattcagcatcATGGGTATCCGTTGGTCtgaatattttcttttttctcactcAGAGAGATGCTTGGAGGTATGCTAGATGGAAACCAGCCATTTACATCAGCAGGgcggtgtgtatgcatgtagtGGTGTATGTGGTGCATGTAGTGATGTGTATGCAATATGCATGTATTTCTGAGGGATGCTCACGAGTAGCTGGTGTGTTGCTGGCGTCTCCTTGCACTCCTGAGCTTCTCGAACCgggcctccatctcctccaggaCCTTTGGGGTGTACCTGACGACCAGCTTTACTGAGCCCTGAGCCGCTTTCAGCAACTCCACTGCCTTCTCATGGTGTTCACCCTCcacactctaaacacacacacacacacacacaatatcaggTTAATGGTTCTGTGGCGGTTCTAGCTATTCTCCTATCCTTAGAAAAACAAACAGATGAAAATGATTTACAGTTCGTACTGCCTTCTATCTCTCACTAACCAGCACATGAAAGAAAATGTCAGCTTGTTGACAGGCAATGATCGAGGATTACCATGCATATTTTCACATAACAAAGTGCACAGGGGATTTGCTAGCAGGGGGGCTCAGTGGACCATCTGTTTCCCCAACGATAATCTGGTAACAGTCACTCCGCTAAATGCCCCACTGGGCTAGCTTCCACTAAACACTCTCCCCTCCCTTACCCCTCCCTTACTCACCCCAGTCCTCTTAGGCCCATCCAGCCATCCAATGCCTCCCTACAGTTGACCCCTAACCTTAGTCCATCAGCCTCCACCCCCACAAACTCACCACGCCGTTAACAGACAGGAGCTGGTCGCCTCGCTTCAGCCCTCCTTGCCGGTCTGCGACTCCCCCAGGGATGACTCGGGAGATGTAGATGGGGGAGTTCTGCTCCTTCCCCCCCATGATGTTGAAGCCCAGCCCCTCATCCGTTTTTGGCAGTTCCACTACTCGAGGATGGGCGTGCCCTTTCGCTGGCGGCGAATGCTGCTACAGTGGCCTGTGAAAGGAGGGATCAGCTAGTTCTGCTGGTCTCgcaacatcaacacacactgaaTAATGATATAACACTGTTTTCTGGCATATTTCCCATGCTTGTTTGCATTCAAAATATATGTATCGTATCACCATGTATGCTTGCACTTACTAATGCACCTTCCTCTTTCTATTAATATCACCCTTAACTATAAGATATCTTGTTAATGTCTACTAAATGTCTTCTGCACTATtttggttgtgttttgatttttgTAAACGTGTAGTATTGTTATATTACTTATTGTTTACTCCAGGGTCTCCTATTGCACAGTCGATTGAATGTTCCTGATTTGTAAGTAAAAGCATCAACTAAATGAAAATATATAAATGTTAATGCTAATGCTTACTTTGGCTGTGGCCTGGGCTCGCACTTCAGGCCCCCCTACAATGTCCAAAGTGTCATAGAGCTGCTCGTATACCTGATGGTGAGGAGAGGACACTGTTACGAGCAACTCCAACCAGAGAGACTATGGAATTAATGAATCAGTCAGTACTTCCAAATCTACAGACACTGCAAGGCTTTTAAAAATACATCAACAATCTCCATCTCATATCACCATCATCACAATATTTAGCATGACATTTTACAAAAGCCATCAGCACATACAGCTCATAAATTGTCCGTTAAGAAATTTGTGTAACTCATCACACAAGCATGAGCATGAGAGGTCAAA from Alosa sapidissima isolate fAloSap1 chromosome 3, fAloSap1.pri, whole genome shotgun sequence carries:
- the cmc4 gene encoding cx9C motif-containing protein 4, with the translated sequence MPKKDPCQKQACEIQKCLQANKYIESRCADVIQAMRKCCAAQVGKESVCCSGFIKEQAVPEQKK
- the LOC121706040 gene encoding LOW QUALITY PROTEIN: protein lin-7 homolog B-like (The sequence of the model RefSeq protein was modified relative to this genomic sequence to represent the inferred CDS: deleted 1 base in 1 codon) → MMSSYYHTGKETDMATMAEPLCLERDICRVIELLDRLQRSGELPPPKLQALQRVLQSKFCAAIREVYEQLYDTLDIVGGPEVRAQATAKATVAAFAASEGHAHPRVVELPKTDEGLGFNIMGGKEQNSPIYISRVIPGGVADRQGGLKRGDQLLSVNGVSVEGEHHEKAVELLKAAQGSVKLVVRYTPKVLEEMEARFEKLRSARRRQQHTSYSSLESRG